From Arvicanthis niloticus isolate mArvNil1 chromosome 22, mArvNil1.pat.X, whole genome shotgun sequence, the proteins below share one genomic window:
- the LOC143435654 gene encoding olfactory receptor 7A17-like, whose protein sequence is MEPGNDTQLSEFFLLGFSENQPQIQHLIFGLFLSMYLVTVTGNLLIIMAIIVDSHLHTPMYIFLSNLSFVDICFTSTTVPQMLVNIHTQSKVITYASCITQMYFLLLFSGLDIFLLTVMAYDRYVAICHPLHYMIIMNTKHCGLLILACWIIGVLNSLLHSFLALRLSFCTNLEIPHFFCELNQVVHQACSDTFLNDMVIYITAMLLAVGPLSGILYSYSKIVSSIRAISSAQGKYKAFSTCASHLSVVSLFYCTLLGVYLSSAVTQNSHATATASLMYTVVTPMLNPFIYSLRNKDIKTALKILLRSVTRSRSMNSSS, encoded by the coding sequence ATGGAACCAGGAAATGACACTCAGCTTTCAGAATTCTTTCTTCTAGGATTTTCAGAGAATCAACCCCAAATTCAGCATCTCATATTTGGACTGTTCCTCTCCATGTATCTAGTGACTGTCACTGGGAACCTACTCATCATCATGGCCATCATTGTTGACTCCCACctacacacacccatgtacatcTTCCTCTCTAATCTGTCCTTTGTGGACATCTGCTTCACTTCCACCACTGTCCCACAAATGCTGgtgaacattcacacacaaagCAAGGTTATCACCTATGCAAGCTGCATCACCCAGATGTACTTCTTACTGCTTTTTTCAGGGTTAGACATCTTTCTACTGACTGTGATGGcttatgaccgctatgtggccatctgtcacCCCCTGCATTACATGATCATCATGAACACAAAACACTGTGGATTGCTGATTCTGGCATGCTGGATTATAGGTGTTTTGAATTCCTTATTACACAGCTTTTTGGCATTACGGCTGTCATTCTGCACAAACTTGGAAATCCCTCATTTTTTCTGTGAACTTAATCAAGTTGTACACCAGGCATGTTCTGACACCTTTCTTAATGATATGGTAATTTACATTACAGCTATGCTACTGGCTGTTGGCCCCCTCTCTGGTATCCTTTATTCTTATTCTAAGATAGTGTCCTCCATTCGTGCAATCTCCTCAGCTCAGGGGAAGTACAAAGCATTTTCCACCTGTGCATCTCACCTCTCAGttgtttccttattttattgCACCCTCCTGGGAGTGTACCTCAGCTCTGCTGTGACTCAAAACTCACATGCCACTGCAACAGCTTCATTGATGTACACTGTGGTCACCCCCATGCTGAACCCCTTCATCTACAGTCtgagaaacaaagacataaagaCAGCTTTGAAAATCCTGTTAAGGAGTGTAACTAGAAGCAGATCAATGAATTCATCTTCATAA
- the LOC143435655 gene encoding olfactory receptor 7A17-like produces the protein MSQSQLYSLTIVIPFRGAFGLRDTDIPFRDSSRHIKHMEPGNETQLSEFFLLGFSDNQPQIQLLIFGLFLSMYLVTVTGNLFIIMAIIVDSHLHTPMYIFLSNLSFVDICFTSTTVPQMLVNIHTWSKVITYANCITQVYFLLLFSVLDIFLLTAMAYDRYVAICHPLHYMIIMNTRCCGLLILACWIISVINSLLHSFLVLRLSFCTDLEIPHFYCELNQIVHHACSDISLNDMVIYIAAMLLVVGPLSGILYSYSKIVSSICAISSAHGKYKAFSTCASHLSVVSLFYCTLLGVYLSSAVTQNAHATAMASLMYTVVTPMLNPFIYSLRNNDMKKALKIVLLKVTSRPMALPS, from the exons ATGAGTCAATCACAGCTTTATTCTCTAACCATAGTCATTCCATTTAGAGGGGCATTTGGGCTTAGAGATACAGACATACCTTTCAGAGATTCATCCAG GCACATCAAACACATGGAACCAGGAAATGAGACTCAGCTTTCAGAATTCTTTCTTCTGGGATTCTCAGATAATCAACCCCAAATTCAACTTCTCATATTTGGACTGTTCCTCTCCATGTATTTAGTGACTGTCACTGGGAACCTATTCATCATCATGGCCATCATTGTTGACTCCCACttacacacacccatgtacatcTTCCTCTCTAATCTGTCCTTTGTGGACATCTGCTTCACTTCCACCACTGTCCCACAAATGCTGGTGAACATTCACACATGGAGCAAGGTTATCACCTATGCAAACTGCATCACCCAGGTatactttttattacttttttcagTACTGGACATCTTTCTGCTGACTGcaatggcctatgaccgctatgtggccatctgtcacCCCCTGCATTATATGATCATTATGAACACAAGATGCTGTGGATTGTTGATTCTGGCATGCTGGATTATAAGTGTTATAAATTCTTTGTTACACAGCTTTTTGGTATTACGGCTGTCATTCTGCACAGACCTGGAGATCCCTCACTTTTACTGTGAACTTAATCAGATTGTCCACCATGCCTGTTCTGACATCTCTCTTAATGACATGGTGATTTATATTGCAGCCATGCTACTGGTTGTGGGACCCCTTTCTGGCATCCTTTACTCTTACTCTAAGATAGTATCCTCAATTTGTGCAATCTCCTCAGCTCACGGAAAATACAAAGCATTTTCCACCTGTGCATCTCACCTCTCAGTTGTCTCCTTATTTTATTGCACCCTCCTTGGAGTGTACCTCAGTTCTGCTGTGACCCAAAATGCACATGCCACTGCAATGGCTTCATTGATGTACACTGTGGTGACCCCTATGCTGAACCCTTTTATCTATAGTTTAAGGAACAATGACATGAAGAAGGctctgaaaatagttttattgaAGGTAACTAGCAGACCAATGGCCTTGCCTTCTTAG